The Populus nigra chromosome 14, ddPopNigr1.1, whole genome shotgun sequence genome has a segment encoding these proteins:
- the LOC133672671 gene encoding uncharacterized protein LOC133672671, producing MNQSSKTHKQKRQTGLPEQPTKTHRRKKQPQHQPSFRRNPLQDLNNGGIDSTSIDSTSNASSLSSIEAPKGCLRFFLSQSSSSRTAKTPFNNSSNNQRLIKVKPFSSKTPTSAPDMMRPPKENSSRQNLFERPISKKVEKVKRNHPPCLYQWQSGKKRTCSRNEIANPKVSSFSESSGSLVNNKLKSGSGELKKVIIDGVYEGSEANFTPLCKVASGSGLNLGADGKVMNDDFYEKSSNCNTDSKSTSSNTKTPPVQPSVSPEIQCGSSMKLMTGKPITPATCYGAGHVVSGVTDKRKCRPRGILACGEAKALGSFDSDEDIEQENDIALVENSALSVLPLPIEASMHWLLSPCDEDEDQKENSRNKLCGFQRLEVRAMHNSPASISSGYGGFSPNLCNTSANRSISTVSAGSRRSASLLSPSELPLPEFQGFLGTPLCDDFAVSPLEEETNNRRGLDGENSPFSIGSLGSGNVIQTPQSDSSSDRRVGASWLQVDGNRKKCSFHSELNSVAEHLQMTSLSPKSHASIWDPNNSSFRFDSLTMPSNSVDLSKFHKILDDRASWFSNSTIENVSQSQMRISWREGLVSRIFEMDEFDCCRYLSDEEHDGSACKIDCSKSHKSPELNVDAATDRISINCFGSTEYVMKEQGTGDKTKDSLPSQPPCSCAESISTDGGGLVCSDDSDWTLCYKNHLFQV from the coding sequence ATGAACCAATCATCAAAAACCCACAAGCAAAAACGCCAAACTGGATTACCAGAACAACCCACCAAGACCCATAGGAGAAAGAAACAGCCTCAGCATCAGCCAAGCTTTAGAAGAAACCCACTTCAAGATCTCAATAATGGTGGCATTGATAGCACCAGCATTGATAGCACCAGCAATGCTTCTTCTTTATCCTCCATTGAAGCTCCTAAGGGCTGTCTCAGGTTCTTCCTCTCTCAGTCTTCTTCTTCCAGGACTGCAAAAACTCCTTTCAATAATAGCAGTAATAATCAGAGACTGATAAAAGTAAAGCCCTTCTCCTCAAAAACCCCCACGTCAGCTCCTGATATGATGAGACCCCCAAAGGAGAACTCATCAAGGCAGAACCTTTTTGAGAGACCCATTTCAAAAAAGGTGGAGAAGGTGAAGAGAAACCATCCTCCATGTCTGTACCAATGGCAATCTGGTAAGAAACGCACTTGTTCTAGAAATGAAATTGCTAATCCTAAAGTTTCGTCCTTTTCGGAATCAAGTGGCAGTCTTGTAAATAATAAGCTGAAATCTGGGTCTGGAGAGTTGAAAAAGGTGATAATTGATGGAGTATATGAGGGTAGTGAAGCAAATTTTACTCCTTTGTGTAAAGTGGCCAGTGGGTCTGGTTTGAATCTTGGAGCTGATGGTAAGGTTATGAATGATGATTTTTATGAGAAATCATCAAATTGTAATACTGACTCAAAATCAACAAGTAGCAATACCAAGACACCTCCAGTTCAGCCCTCAGTATCACCAGAGATACAATGTGGATCATCTATGAAGCTAATGACAGGGAAACCTATTACTCCTGCTACGTGTTATGGTGCTGGTCATGTTGTGTCTGGGGTCACTGACAAGAGGAAGTGTAGGCCTAGAGGGATACTCGCTTGTGGAGAAGCTAAAGCACTTGGTAGTTTTGATAGTGATGAGGATATTGAACAAGAGAATGATATAGCGCTTGTTGAGAATTCTGCTCTTTCTGTGTTGCCTTTGCCTATTGAAGCTTCAATGCATTGGCTTTTATCGCCCTGCGATGAGGATGAGGACCAGAAGGAGAATTCTCGAAACAAGTTATGCGGTTTTCAGAGATTGGAGGTGCGTGCCATGCACAATTCTCCTGCTTCAATTTCATCTGGCTATGGTGGCTTTTCACCGAATTTGTGCAATACAAGTGCTAACAGAAGTATCTCTACTGTTAGTGCCGGGAGTAGGAGGAGTGCTTCTTTGCTTTCTCCCAGTGAGCTCCCTCTTCCCGAGTTTCAAGGATTTCTGGGAACTCCTTTATGTGACGACTTTGCTGTTTCACCTTTAGAGGAAGAGACGAATAATCGCCGTGGCCTAGATGGAGAGAACTCTCCATTCTCCATAGGCTCGTTGGGTAGTGGGAATGTAATCCAGACTCCCCAATCTGATTCTAGCTCAGATAGACGAGTTGGCGCGTCTTGGTTACAAGTAGATGGTAATAGAAAGAAATGTAGCTTTCATTCTGAACTCAATTCAGTGGCTGAGCATCTTCAGATGACTAGTTTATCTCCCAAGAGCCATGCATCAATATGGGATCCAAACAATTCAAGTTTTCGATTTGATTCTCTGACCATGCCTTCCAATTCAGTCGATCTTTCTAAGTTTCACAAAATTTTGGACGATCGGGCTTCTTGGTTTTCTAATTCTACAATCGAGAATGTATCACAATCTCAGATGAGAATATCTTGGAGGGAAGGATTGGTAAGTCGTATTTTTGAGATGGATGAATTTGATTGTTGTAGATACTTGTCTGATGAAGAGCATGATGGCAGTGCCTGCAAAATTGATTGCTCAAAATCTCATAAGAGTCCTGAGCTCAATGTTGATGCAGCAACTGATCGCATTTCAATTAACTGTTTTGGATCTACTGAATATGTAATGAAGGAACAGGGAACAGGTGACAAAACCAAGGATAGCCTCCCTTCTCAGCCACCATGTTCATGTGCAGAGTCCATAAGCACCGATGGTGGTGGTCTTGTTTGTTCAGATGATTCAGATTGGACCCTATGCTACAAGAACCATTTGTTTCAAGTATAA